One part of the Tunicatimonas pelagia genome encodes these proteins:
- a CDS encoding DUF4241 domain-containing protein, whose protein sequence is MDQSIAELFELAFDDEDIVVELADEELLFTNQPIGYLRISSGQIIAGDPARASDTLQLSETFPNGEFLTEVAIAEFEDGEEIAGYFRIKFSNNAPQHWESATYSGENAHASTLVESGIFVLADANVLSDLPAIDGEEREAVMNKLNNALDETYEDDRAWAELDLESGNLVACSSGDGAGTYTTYIGRDASGKICRLLVDFALFEEDE, encoded by the coding sequence ATGGATCAATCTATTGCCGAACTTTTTGAATTAGCCTTCGATGACGAAGATATTGTGGTAGAACTGGCGGATGAAGAACTGCTGTTTACTAACCAGCCCATAGGTTATCTGCGAATTAGTTCTGGTCAGATAATAGCGGGTGATCCAGCTCGCGCCTCAGACACGCTGCAACTCTCAGAGACTTTTCCCAACGGAGAATTTCTGACCGAAGTAGCTATCGCTGAATTTGAGGACGGGGAAGAGATTGCTGGCTACTTCCGCATTAAATTTAGTAATAATGCGCCCCAACACTGGGAATCGGCGACTTATTCCGGTGAGAATGCTCATGCAAGCACACTGGTAGAATCCGGTATTTTCGTGTTAGCTGATGCCAATGTCCTGTCTGATTTACCAGCTATTGACGGTGAAGAACGTGAGGCCGTGATGAATAAACTGAACAATGCTCTGGATGAAACCTACGAAGATGATCGGGCTTGGGCTGAGTTAGATCTAGAGAGTGGTAATCTGGTGGCTTGTTCGTCGGGCGACGGTGCCGGAACGTACACAACCTACATTGGCCGTGATGCCTCGGGCAAGATCTGCCGACTTTTGGTAGACTTCGCCTTGTTTGAAGAAGATGAATAG
- a CDS encoding helix-turn-helix domain-containing protein yields MANRLPNYELQHDQQAVPFSLRTMEAIDQVNQGKPDQPHRHFYYTILWSFTATGTHMIDFVDYEIKPDHLFFVSSGQVHQVRTKPDPTGVVLLFTSEFLQMNGIREEFIEQLKIFRSCEENPPLVISEPQKATLHLYVKQMQQAEQLTDYRYEALGAWLKLFLIACNNVCDLDPVNPQQLQAGQTILRSFKQLVESHVTQCHKVGDYAEKLFITPNHLNDVVRSLLGQTAKEYIQRRLTLEAKRRAAFEAATTKELAHNLGFRNPSHFTKFFRAQTGQSLTEFKTKSWKS; encoded by the coding sequence ATGGCTAACAGACTGCCCAACTACGAGCTTCAACACGATCAGCAAGCCGTTCCCTTCTCGCTGCGTACCATGGAGGCCATTGACCAAGTTAATCAAGGAAAACCCGATCAGCCGCATCGGCACTTTTACTACACTATTCTGTGGTCGTTTACCGCTACAGGCACCCACATGATTGATTTTGTCGATTATGAAATTAAGCCCGACCACCTTTTTTTCGTGAGTTCGGGGCAAGTGCATCAGGTACGTACTAAGCCTGACCCCACGGGAGTAGTGCTTTTGTTTACATCCGAATTTTTGCAGATGAATGGCATTCGGGAAGAATTTATCGAGCAACTTAAGATTTTTCGCAGTTGCGAAGAAAATCCTCCTTTAGTAATTTCTGAACCACAAAAAGCCACTCTACACCTTTATGTAAAACAGATGCAGCAAGCCGAACAGTTGACCGATTATCGCTACGAAGCTCTAGGTGCTTGGCTTAAACTCTTTCTGATTGCCTGTAATAATGTTTGCGATTTAGACCCGGTAAATCCGCAACAATTGCAAGCGGGACAAACCATTCTTCGTAGTTTCAAACAGTTAGTAGAATCTCATGTAACCCAGTGTCACAAAGTAGGTGACTATGCCGAAAAATTATTTATCACGCCCAATCACCTAAACGATGTAGTGCGCTCACTGCTCGGACAAACTGCCAAAGAATATATCCAACGGCGACTCACGCTGGAAGCCAAGCGACGTGCCGCCTTCGAGGCCGCTACTACTAAAGAACTCGCCCATAATCTCGGCTTCCGCAACCCTTCTCACTTCACCAAATTCTTCCGTGCCCAAACGGGGCAATCTCTTACTGAATTCAAAACAAAAAGCTGGAAAAGTTAA